CGGTTACTGCAAGTGAAAATGCATCTAAAATGGGTGGCTCACAAATATTTTTAGCGACCAATGAACAGATGACTGTAAAGGAACTACTTACTGGTATTGCTGTAGTCTCTGGTAATGATGCTACAGTTGCCATGGCAGAACATCTCGCAGGTACTGAAGCGGAATTTGTAAAGATGATGAATCAAAAAGCAAAAGAACTTGGATTAAAAAATACAAACTTTACTAATAGTCATGGACTACCTGATAGCTCTCATTATACAACTGCTTACGATATTGCTATAATGTCCCGTGAACTTCTAACTAGGTATCCAGAGATAACAGAATATACGAAGATTTATAGTGATTATTTAAGACAAGATTCGGACAGACCACTGTGGCTAGTAAATACCAATAGGTTAGTTAAGTTTTACGAAGGTGCAGACGGATTAAAAACGGGTTACACAAGCGAGGCAAAATATTGTTTATCAGCTACAGCTAAACGAGATGATTTACGTGTTTTGGCAGTAGTAATGGGAGAGCCTACATCAACAATCAGGAATAAAGAGATATCTGAAATGTTTAATTACGCATTTAGTAAATATAAAAGCGAGCCGATAGTTAGGCGGGGACAGGTAGTAGAGAATGTATTTATTGATAAAGGCGAGACAAATACTGCAAATGTTGTAGCTGAGAACGATATGCATCTCTTGCTTAAGAAAAGCGAGAATAGTGATGATTATATTAAAGAAACTTACTTACCTGACAAAATTATAGCACCAATAAATCAAAATGAACCAATAGGTTATATGACCATAAATAAAGGAAACCAGGAAATAGCTAGGGTATCATTAGTTTTAGAGCAGGATGTACAACGGGCAGGCTTTATACAACTATTAGCTAGAACTACAGAGTATTGGTTTGGAGCAAATATTGATTAAAATTGATTAAAAATCGAGTGAAAATATTGTTGCGAAGCGTCGACCTGATGCTTCGCAATTTGCGTTCTTTTGGCGAATATGGTAATGTTTTGACAAGTTTTGTCATGTAGCAGGAATTTAGATTTTCAATGTAGAAATGGAGGTTTAAAGGAGGAGTGAATAATGAATTTACAAATAAAAAGTAAGGTTGTAAAAAACACGGTGATTTTTTATTTAGAAGGAGAATTTGATCAATACACATCAAGTCTAGTACGCACTGCGATTGAGGGTGAGTGGGGCAAAAAGTTAGCAGCTAATATGATATTGAACATGGATAAGCTAACTTTTATGGACTCTAGTGGTTTAGGGGTAATACTAGGTAGATATAAGCAAGTAACCAATGATGGTGGTCAGCTTGCAATCTGTTGTGTGAATAGGCAAGTAGATAAGATTATTGAGTTGTCTGGCTTAAGAAAAATAATAAACTTTTATCAAGATGAAATAGATGCATTAAAGGCATTAGGGGAGGAGTAAAACGGTGGTACAAAATAATAAAATGATATTATCGTTCTCAAGTGTTTCTGGAAATGAGGGTTTTGCTAGGGCTACCGTTGCAGCTTTCGCAGCAAAGCTAGATCCAACGATTGAAGAGCTAGAAGATATTAAGACTGCTGTTTCTGAGGCAGTTACCAATGCAATTATTCATGGTTATAATAATCAAGAAGCAATGGTATATTTGGAGGCAACAATTGTTAATAATGTTATAGAAATTATTGTAAAAGATGAGGGCTGCGGAATTGCTGATTTGGAGCTAGCTAGGGAGGCGACTTATACATCACGACCAGATCTTGAACGTTCTGGTATGGGCTTTACTATTATGGAGCATTTAGTCGATGAAATTGAAATAATGTCAATTGTGGAAAAAGGAACACAAATAACTATGCGAAAAAAAATTCAAAATTCTGTTCCAGTGAATTAGGTGAAGGGTATGTATTTAAAAGATGAAGAATTGAAGGAGCTAATAATTCGAAGTCAGCAGGGAGACCATGAGGCTAAGGATAGGATTGTTAATTCTAACTTAAGGCTAGTATGGTCTGTGGTGCAACGATTTATTAATCGTGGCTACGAGCCAGATGACTTATTTCAGATTGGTAGTATCGGTTTAATAAAGGCAATAGATAAGTTTGATTTATCCTACGATGTTAAATTTTCTACATATGCAGTACCAATGATTATAGGAGAAATACAACGATTTATCAGGGATGATGGATCTGTCAAAGTCAGTAGATCAATTAAAGAATTGTCACAAAAAATAAAAAAGACAAAGGATCATTTATCAAAAACCCTATCTAGGACCCCTAAAATTAGTGAAATAGCAGAAGCTTTATCAGTAGCTACAGAAGAAGTAGTATTTGCCTTAGAGGCTAATAGACAGCCTAAGTCAATATACGAAACAGTTTTCGAGAACGATGGAGACCCAATATATTTAATGGATCAAATTACGAATACTGACGAAGATAAGTGGTTTGATAAAATTGCTTTAGCAGAGGCGATTAAAGAGCTCCCAGAACGTGAAAGGCTTATAATTTATCTGCGCTATTTTAAGGATAAGACTCAGACAGAAGTTGCTGAGCGTCTTGGAATCTCGCAAGTTCAAGTATCACGCTTAGAAAAGAAAATTCTCTGTTATATTAAAGAACAAATAAGTTGAATATTAAAAAATCATGAACAAATACTAAACCTGCAGTTTAAAAAACTGGGGGTTTTTTTATGCCTGACATTTACATTCAATTAAAAAATAAAGTCTTGATAGAAAAGGATAAGCAGTCTATTTACGTTCAGGATGTTGCAAGAATTGCAGCCCCAAATCCATGTATAGTTAGTAAAATTAAGGTCTATACTTTAACTAATGATGACAAGGATATAATTGTAATTTCTGCAATTGATATAGTTAAAAAAATTCAAAATGCACTGCCAGACCACACAGTCAATATTGTCGGCGCTGACAACATAGTAGTAGAGAAAATACGACAGCAAAAGAACGTCTCCGTCATACTTGTTGCTATTGCTTGGATATTACTTTATTTTGGTGCAGGGCTTACAATTATGTATTTTCACGAAGATACAAGCATGAAGGAAGTTCACCAAAGGCTACATTATCTATTGACTGGCGAAGAATCTGACACCCCATACTGGATTCAAATTCCATATTCTTTAGGAATAGGAATTGGAATGATGGTGTTTTTCAACAATGTTTTTAAAAAGAAAATTAATGAAGAACCTAGTCCTTTAGAAGTAGAAATGTTCTTATATGATGACAATATAAATAAATACCTAGTAAAAAAACCAAAGCTTAATAAAAAGGATGATGCATAATGCATTATTTTATGGAATTGGTTTTGGGATTTGCTGGGGGATTAGCTATCGGTGGAGCGTTTGCGGCTATTCTAACTGTCTTAGACATACTGCCAAGACTTGCCCAAGTTTGTCGAGCTAGTAATAGTATTACTAAATTTCAGTCAGCATTAATACTAGGTGCATTTTCCTGGACTTTGATTGATGTATTATCATTCAATTTAAATACTTGGCTTATTGGACAGGTAATATTTGGGTTACTAGGTGGGGTGTTCATTGGTTTATTAGCTGCTGGATTGACAGAGGTATTTAATGTTTTACCAATAATGGGTAAACGACTAAAGATGACTGCCTATATCTCTTACTTTGTGATGGCTTTGATTTTGGGGAAAGTATCGGGCTCGTTATTTTATTGGTTATTTCATGTGAGTATTAAATAGTAAAAGGAAGTGGAATGGATGCAAATACAAAAACAGCAATATAAAAAAATGACAAAACAAATGAGTCCCAAACCACCAATTATACGTAATGTAGTAGTTGCTTTTGTAGTAGGTGGTCTTATTTGTGTTTTTGGACAGTTTGTGCAAAATATACTCCTTACACATTTTAATTTTACGCCAGAAACTGTGGGGGCACCTACGGTTGCAGTGCTAATATTTATTGCATCACTATTAACTGGACTTGGTGTGTATGATAGAATTGGTCAATTTGCTGGAGCAGGTTCTGCGGTGCCAGTGACTGGCTTTGCTAATGCAATGACTTCTGCAGCCCTTGAACATCGTTCTGAAGGATTAGTATTAGGTGTTGGCGGAAATATGTTTAAACTGGCTGGTTCTGTTATTGTATTTGGAGTTGTAGCAGCGTTTTTCATCGCATTAATTAAAACACTTTGGGGGATGATGTAAGTTGTCAAAGAAGCTCGGAAAACAAACTTTAAAATTCGATAACGCATACATTACTAGTAGTTCGAGCGTGGGTGGACAGATGGAATATCAAGGTCCGCTGGCAAGTGAATTTGATGAACTTTATCAGGATCAGTATATGGGCAAGGATACCTGGGAGCAGGCTGAGCTATTCTTAATGGAGCGAAGTGTTGATTTAGCAATTAAAAAAGCTAACATCGCAAAAACAGATATCGATTATTACATTGCTGGAGATCTATTGAATCAAAATATAAGCGCAGCATTTTCAGCAAGAAATTTAGGGCAGCCCTTTCTAGGTATTTATGGAGCTTGTTCCACGTCAATGGAAGGACTAGCAATTGCCTCTACATTGATTGATGGCGGATATGGCAAATATGCATTAGCGGCAACCTCTAGCCATAATGCTACTGCAGAGCGCCAATATCGATACCCCACTGAGTATGGGGGACAAAAGCCTTTAATAGCTCAATATACGGTGACAGGAGCTGGTGCAATCGTTGTTAGTACAGTTCCTACAGATATCCAGGTTACTTATGCAACTATTGGTAAGGTGCAGGATTTAGGTGTGAAAAATCCCTTTGACATGGGTACTGCAATGGCACCTGCAGCAGCTGATACAATAGCAACCCACCTTAGAGATATTAATCGTAAGCCCGATGACTATGATTTAATAATGACGGGTGATTTAGCTAGTGTCGGACACCCAATTGCAAAGGAACTACTTAAGAAGGAAGGCATCATCTTAGGAAATGAATATAATGATAGTGGATTACTTATTTACGATCGAAGCAGACAGGAAGTATTTTCCGGAGGTAGTGGTTGCGCTAGCTGTGCCACAGTAACCTACGGATACGTAATGAATCAATTATTAAAGCGAAAACTTAATAAAGTATTAATCGTTGCCACTGGTGCACTATTAAGTCCAGTTAGTTATATGCAGGGTGAATCTATTCCTTGCATTGCCCATGCAGTTGCTATTGAAAGAAAGGGGAACAATTAATGGGAACATACTTTACTGCTTTTTATGTTGGAGGAATTATATGTATCATTGGTCAGCTTATGATAGATGTTTTAAAGATGACACCTGCACATGTTATGGCGACTTTAGTAGTCGTCGGTGCAGTATTAGATGGACTTGGTTTATACGAGCCCTTGATTGATTATGCAGGCGCAGGAGCTACTGTACCCATTACGAGCTTTGGGAATGCCTTAGTTCACGGAGCATTAACGGAGGCTGAAAGAAATGGTTTAGTTGGAATCTTAACAGGTATATTTGAGGTTACTAGTGCTGGAATTTCAGCGGCAATAATATTCGCTTTTCTAATTGCAGTGACCTTTAAACCTAAAGGCTGAAGACTAAATGCTATAAATTAAATTTCATATCGAATAGTTATTAATTTAGAGGAGGGTATTAAACTTGAAAATAGGAATACCAAGGGCATTTTTATATCATAAATACTTCCCTATGTGGGATATGTTTTTTCGTGAATTAGGAGTTAAAGTTGTTGTATCGCCAGACACAAACAATGAAATTATGCAGCAAGGGGTAATGAACACCATTGACGAAGCGTGTTTACCTCTTAAGGTGTATTTAGGGCATGTGATTAAACTTACAAAGGAAAAAGTTGATTTTATCTTTATCCCGCGTTTTATTAGTGTAGAAAAGCATCGATATTTGTGTCCAAAATTTTTAGGTCTACCAGATTTAATTAGAAACACCACGCAAACATTT
The sequence above is a segment of the Desulfuribacillus alkaliarsenatis genome. Coding sequences within it:
- a CDS encoding D-alanyl-D-alanine carboxypeptidase family protein; this translates as MKRYIKILTIKLLCLSLLFSGALIVGAETQSNQAELASNAKSAILMDVNTGTVLFEKNSHVKLPPASITKVMSLILIMEALEQGVISLTDSVTASENASKMGGSQIFLATNEQMTVKELLTGIAVVSGNDATVAMAEHLAGTEAEFVKMMNQKAKELGLKNTNFTNSHGLPDSSHYTTAYDIAIMSRELLTRYPEITEYTKIYSDYLRQDSDRPLWLVNTNRLVKFYEGADGLKTGYTSEAKYCLSATAKRDDLRVLAVVMGEPTSTIRNKEISEMFNYAFSKYKSEPIVRRGQVVENVFIDKGETNTANVVAENDMHLLLKKSENSDDYIKETYLPDKIIAPINQNEPIGYMTINKGNQEIARVSLVLEQDVQRAGFIQLLARTTEYWFGANID
- a CDS encoding STAS domain-containing protein: MNLQIKSKVVKNTVIFYLEGEFDQYTSSLVRTAIEGEWGKKLAANMILNMDKLTFMDSSGLGVILGRYKQVTNDGGQLAICCVNRQVDKIIELSGLRKIINFYQDEIDALKALGEE
- the spoIIAB gene encoding anti-sigma F factor — protein: MILSFSSVSGNEGFARATVAAFAAKLDPTIEELEDIKTAVSEAVTNAIIHGYNNQEAMVYLEATIVNNVIEIIVKDEGCGIADLELAREATYTSRPDLERSGMGFTIMEHLVDEIEIMSIVEKGTQITMRKKIQNSVPVN
- the sigF gene encoding RNA polymerase sporulation sigma factor SigF → MYLKDEELKELIIRSQQGDHEAKDRIVNSNLRLVWSVVQRFINRGYEPDDLFQIGSIGLIKAIDKFDLSYDVKFSTYAVPMIIGEIQRFIRDDGSVKVSRSIKELSQKIKKTKDHLSKTLSRTPKISEIAEALSVATEEVVFALEANRQPKSIYETVFENDGDPIYLMDQITNTDEDKWFDKIALAEAIKELPERERLIIYLRYFKDKTQTEVAERLGISQVQVSRLEKKILCYIKEQIS
- a CDS encoding stage V sporulation protein AA translates to MPDIYIQLKNKVLIEKDKQSIYVQDVARIAAPNPCIVSKIKVYTLTNDDKDIIVISAIDIVKKIQNALPDHTVNIVGADNIVVEKIRQQKNVSVILVAIAWILLYFGAGLTIMYFHEDTSMKEVHQRLHYLLTGEESDTPYWIQIPYSLGIGIGMMVFFNNVFKKKINEEPSPLEVEMFLYDDNINKYLVKKPKLNKKDDA
- a CDS encoding stage V sporulation protein AB, producing MHYFMELVLGFAGGLAIGGAFAAILTVLDILPRLAQVCRASNSITKFQSALILGAFSWTLIDVLSFNLNTWLIGQVIFGLLGGVFIGLLAAGLTEVFNVLPIMGKRLKMTAYISYFVMALILGKVSGSLFYWLFHVSIK
- the spoVAC gene encoding stage V sporulation protein AC — protein: MQIQKQQYKKMTKQMSPKPPIIRNVVVAFVVGGLICVFGQFVQNILLTHFNFTPETVGAPTVAVLIFIASLLTGLGVYDRIGQFAGAGSAVPVTGFANAMTSAALEHRSEGLVLGVGGNMFKLAGSVIVFGVVAAFFIALIKTLWGMM
- the spoVAD gene encoding stage V sporulation protein AD, which codes for MSKKLGKQTLKFDNAYITSSSSVGGQMEYQGPLASEFDELYQDQYMGKDTWEQAELFLMERSVDLAIKKANIAKTDIDYYIAGDLLNQNISAAFSARNLGQPFLGIYGACSTSMEGLAIASTLIDGGYGKYALAATSSHNATAERQYRYPTEYGGQKPLIAQYTVTGAGAIVVSTVPTDIQVTYATIGKVQDLGVKNPFDMGTAMAPAAADTIATHLRDINRKPDDYDLIMTGDLASVGHPIAKELLKKEGIILGNEYNDSGLLIYDRSRQEVFSGGSGCASCATVTYGYVMNQLLKRKLNKVLIVATGALLSPVSYMQGESIPCIAHAVAIERKGNN
- the spoVAE gene encoding stage V sporulation protein AE, with product MGTYFTAFYVGGIICIIGQLMIDVLKMTPAHVMATLVVVGAVLDGLGLYEPLIDYAGAGATVPITSFGNALVHGALTEAERNGLVGILTGIFEVTSAGISAAIIFAFLIAVTFKPKG